A single region of the Nicotiana sylvestris chromosome 6, ASM39365v2, whole genome shotgun sequence genome encodes:
- the LOC138871492 gene encoding uncharacterized mitochondrial protein AtMg00810-like produces the protein MDSGCSKHMTGSKNQFLSLKDLKRGNVSFGNGKKGEIIGVGKVPRAWYERLSKFMLEHGYKRGKIDITLFLREKGLQIKQNPNGTMIHQHKYVKEPIKKFKMDESKEIDTPIAIATKLNIDEPGSSFDQKLYRGMIGSLLYITASRPDIVFSVGICAHFQANPKESHLIAVKRTLRYLKGTTDLCLWYPKGSNFNLVGYDDADYVGFLMDRKITSGMAHFLGSCLVSWATKK, from the exons atggatagtggctgctcaaagcatatgactggaagtaagaaccagttcctttcacttaagGACCTAAaaagaggtaatgtctcctttggaaatgggaagaaaggtgagatcattggggttggaaag gttcctagagcatggtatgaacgccTATCCAAATTTATGCTTGAACATGGATACAAGAGAGGTAAGATTGACATcactctattcttgagggaaaaag gcttacagatcaaacaaaacccaaatggaaccatgatccatcagcataAATATGTAAAAGAGCCaattaagaagtttaaaatggatgaatcaaaggaaatagacacaccTATTGCAATAGCTACTAAATTaaacatagatgaacctggttcatcttttgaccagaagttgtataggggtatgattggttcacttttgtatattactgctagcagacctgacattgttttcagtgtagggaTTTGTGCTCATTTTCAAGCAAATCCTAAGGAATCCCACTTGATTGCTGTCAAAAGGacactgagatatttgaaaggcactactgacctttgcctttggtaccctaaaggtagtaactttaatctagtaggatatgaTGATGCTGACTATGTAGGTTTCCTTATGGATAGGAAAatcacctcaggtatggctcattttcttggttcatgtctggtatcatgggccactaaaaagtaG